GCTGCGTCTCGTATTAGTGGATTGTCTTACAGCCGTTTCATCAATGGTCTTAAAAAGGCTTCTGTTGAGATCGATCGTAAGATCCTTGCTGATATCGCTGTATTTGATAAAGCAACATTCGCACATTTAGTTGAAGTTGCTAAAAAAGCGCTTGCTTAAGTTTTTATAACTTAGCAGATCTTAAAAAGAGACATTATGTCTCTTTTTTTTTGTCTAAAAAGAGGGGGGATCTCTATCTGCCTTTTTTATTTCTTATAATAAATTATATTCTCAGCTTAATATCTCGTTTTAATTTCCCTCATTTTATATACCCCTTTTTATGCACCTTCAAACTCTATTTTCTTTGCTTATAGCAAAGGAACTAAAAAGGTTACCCGTCTTGCTGGTTGAAATTATCCCACCCTGCGTTGTGAGTTTTGAAGTGAGAACAACACTCTCCTACAACTCACGCCTTGCTAGTGTTAATTTTTCCTGCGCAATACATGAAAACTAAATTAATTCCTTTGGTATTAGTTACGCTCGAAGAGGTCGCTTAATCTTTTCTTTGCCTATTTAGAGAGCTTGCCGTTGAAATAGAGATCATATTTGGTAGCTCAATCTATGTTGTTAAGCTTTATTGCTGCGCCAGAAGATGTTTTTGTGATAAATAAAGGTGGCGTTGGAACTAATGTAAAAAACAGTGGTCTGCATTGTGTAGCTAACACGATAGGCTTAAAGTCTATGAATAAAAACAATAATAAATCGACAATATCTTATTACAGTGCATCTTATGTAATAGGGAAGTTGCACGCTAAAGTAGTTGCGGTATACTGTTGCGTTTTATGATACGGATGTAAATAATGAAAGTAGCAGACTTTTCTTTTCAATTACCCGAGCAGTTAATTGCGCGCTATCCAACACCTGAGCGTAGTGCAAGTCGATTACTCTCTTTAGAGGGTAATAGTGGACAATTACAACATCTGCATTTTCACAATATATTAGATCTTATTAAAAAAGATGATTTGTTGATTTTTAATGATACGCGCGTGATCCCCGCACGTTTATTTGGTATTAAAGCCGAAACCGGCGGTAAAATAGAGGTGTTAGTGGAGCGTGTTTTAGATGAGAAACGCTTCCTCGCGCATGTGCGTAGTTCGAAATCACCAAAGCCAGGTTGTAAATTGTTGTTAGAAAATAGCATTGATGCCGTCATGGTGAAACGTGAGGGGCCTCTTTTTGAAATTCAGATAGATCATCCAACCTCAGTGCTTGAGGTGTTAGAAAGCATTGGTCATATGCCTTTACCTCCTTATATTGACAGACCCGATGAGGATGCAGATAAAGAGCGTTATCAGACGGTTTATAATAAAAATCCGGGCGCCGTTGCAGCGCCTACCGCAGGCTTACACTTTGATCAAGCGATCTTAGATAAACTACAGGCAAAAGGCATCGATTTTGCTTTTGTTACGTTGCATGTGGGGGCGGGAACCTTTCAGCCTGTAAAAGTAGATAATATTTTAGATCATAAGATGCACAGTGAATTAGCCCAAGTATCACAACAAGTGATTGATAAAATAATAGCAGCTAAAGCACGTGGTGGACGTATTATTGCGGTTGGCACAACGTCTGTACGCTCTATCGAAAGTGCGGCGAAAGCAAGTATTGGCCAAGGTCTCGCATTAGCGCCTTACTGCGCAGAGACAGATATATTTATTTACCCCGGTTATAAATTTCAACTAATAGATGCCATGTTGACGAATTTCCATTTATCCGAATCAACCTTATTGATGTTGGTAAGCGCCTTTGCGGGCAAAGACAATATTGATAACGCATATCAACAGGCAATTAAAGAAGAATATCGATTTTTTAGTTATGGCGATGCAATGTTCATTACTAAAAAAGATTAAGCAATGCATTTAATGTGAGTGTTTTTGTGATTGTTTTTTTTTGTGCATATGCGCATTGAAAACAACAAAAGAAACACTTAAAAAGTGCATAGAAGTACACAATAGGTCGGACTGTTTTTCTGACGAGGAATAAAATAAAAATGAAAATGAAGTATGAATTATTAGGCACTGATGGTGGCGCACGTCGTGGTCGTTTGACTTTTGAACGAGGCAGTGTTGAAACTCCCGCATTTATGCCGGTTGGTACTTACGGTACGGTAAAAGCGATGACCCCGGAAGAGGTGCATGCAACAGGCGCTGAAATTTTACTCGGTAACACCTTTCACTTATGGTTGCGCCCGGGCCAAAAAGTTATCAAAGCACACGGTGATTTACATGACTTTATGCAATGGAAAGGGCCTATCTTAACAGATTCAGGTGGTTTTCAAGTATTTAGCTTAGGCAAAATGCGTAAAATTCAAGAAGAAGGTGTGTATTTCCGTAGTCCTGTTAATGGCGATAAAGTCTTTTTATCTCCAGAAGTGTCTATGGATATTCAACATGATCTTGGATCAGATATCGTGATGATTTTTGACGAGTGTACTGCGTATCCGGCAACTGAAACTGAAGCAGATGAGTCGATGCAATTATCATTGCGTTGGGCAAAACGTAGTCGTCAGCGCTTTAATGAATTAGAAAATCCTAATGCATTATTTGGTATTATTCAAGGTGGTTGTTATGAGCATCTTCGTGATGTTTCACTAGCGGGTCTTGAAGAAATAGGCTTTGATGGTTACGCTGTCGGTGGACTTGCTGTTGGGGAGCCCAAAGAAGATATGCACCGAATTTTAGAGCATATTACGCCACAGATACCGACGGATAAACCGCGTTATTTGATGGGCGTTGGTAAACCAGAAGATTTGGTTGAAGGTGTGCGTCGTGGTATTGATATGTTTGATTGTGTTATGCCAACACGTAATGCACGTAATGGACATCTTTTTACAACGGATGGTGTGGTTAAAATTCGCAATGCA
The sequence above is a segment of the Psychromonas sp. CNPT3 genome. Coding sequences within it:
- the queA gene encoding tRNA preQ1(34) S-adenosylmethionine ribosyltransferase-isomerase QueA, with amino-acid sequence MKVADFSFQLPEQLIARYPTPERSASRLLSLEGNSGQLQHLHFHNILDLIKKDDLLIFNDTRVIPARLFGIKAETGGKIEVLVERVLDEKRFLAHVRSSKSPKPGCKLLLENSIDAVMVKREGPLFEIQIDHPTSVLEVLESIGHMPLPPYIDRPDEDADKERYQTVYNKNPGAVAAPTAGLHFDQAILDKLQAKGIDFAFVTLHVGAGTFQPVKVDNILDHKMHSELAQVSQQVIDKIIAAKARGGRIIAVGTTSVRSIESAAKASIGQGLALAPYCAETDIFIYPGYKFQLIDAMLTNFHLSESTLLMLVSAFAGKDNIDNAYQQAIKEEYRFFSYGDAMFITKKD
- the tgt gene encoding tRNA guanosine(34) transglycosylase Tgt, coding for MKYELLGTDGGARRGRLTFERGSVETPAFMPVGTYGTVKAMTPEEVHATGAEILLGNTFHLWLRPGQKVIKAHGDLHDFMQWKGPILTDSGGFQVFSLGKMRKIQEEGVYFRSPVNGDKVFLSPEVSMDIQHDLGSDIVMIFDECTAYPATETEADESMQLSLRWAKRSRQRFNELENPNALFGIIQGGCYEHLRDVSLAGLEEIGFDGYAVGGLAVGEPKEDMHRILEHITPQIPTDKPRYLMGVGKPEDLVEGVRRGIDMFDCVMPTRNARNGHLFTTDGVVKIRNAKHREDTSTLDSDCDCYTCLNYSRSYLYHLDKCGEILGARLNTIHNLRYYQRLMKGLRDAITEGTLESFVDEFYKRIGKEKVPLLDAELKNS